Proteins encoded together in one Lathyrus oleraceus cultivar Zhongwan6 chromosome 5, CAAS_Psat_ZW6_1.0, whole genome shotgun sequence window:
- the LOC127080116 gene encoding uncharacterized protein LOC127080116, which yields MSHSMSFQQKIILMIFVLAMMTYIPATASTIEHCLRLKLNPTPPPPPNAVPGYHSAFDLSRMVCRDVFRAIGHSMRSTRKLPWHYLYALCNIFGDNEQKIERYVKDTFNPLESNKLIDGRSCAIVRKKLYPISATQLPKL from the coding sequence ATGTCACATTCAATGTCTTTTCAACAGAAAATCATTCTTATGATATTTGTTTTGGCCATGATGACATACATCCCTGCCACAGCCAGCACCATAGAACACTGTCTACGGCTGAAACTAAACCCAACACCACCTCCACCACCGAATGCAGTCCCAGGATACCATTCAGCATTTGATTTGAGTCGCATGGTTTGCAGGGACGTTTTTCGTGCCATAGGACATTCAATGCGATCAACAAGAAAATTGCCTTGGCATTATTTGTATGCCCTATGTAACATCTTTGGTGATAATGAGCAAAAGATTGAACGTTATGTTAAAGATACCTTCAATCCTCTTGAATCTAATAAACTAATTGATGGTCGATCTTGTGCTATCGTTAGGAAGAAACTATACCCTATATCAGCTACGCAATTGCCTAAGCTATAG